TGGGTGCCCGAGCCGGTCAAACGACCGGGGCGGACGGCCTTCGCGCGCGATCGCGCCCGCGTGCTGCACAGTGCCGGCCTGCGCCGCCTGGCCGCGAAGACCCAGGTGGCGACGGCCGGCAGTGACGACTTCGTCCGCAACCGGCTGACGCACAGCCTCGAGGTCGCCCAGATCGGCCGCGAGCTGGCCGGCACGCTCGGCTGCGATCCCGACATCGTCGACGCCGCCTGTCTGTCCCACGACCTCGGCCACCCGCCGTTCGGGCACAACGGCGAGCGGGCGCTGGACCAGATCGCGGCCGGCATCGGCGGGTTCGAGGGCAACGCGCAGACCCTGCGCCTGCTCACCCGGCTGGAGTCCAAGACGTTCACCGCCGACGGCCGCAGCGCGGGGCTCAACCTGAGCCGCGCGACCCTCGACGCCGCGACCAAGTACCCCTGGCCGCGGCGCGAGGGCCTGCGCAAGTTCGGGGTGTACGACGACGACCTGGCGGTGTTCGAGTGGCTCCGGCAGGGGCTCGGCGACGAGCGCTGCCTGGAGGCCCAGGTGATGGACTTCGCCGACGACGTCGCGTACTCGGTGCACGACGTCGAGGACGGGATCGTTGCCCACAGCATCGACCTCGACCGGGTCGGGGCCGAGCGCGCGCCGTACTGGCAGACCGTCCGCGAGGCCTACCTGCCCGACGGCGAGGACGCCCAGCTCGACGAGGCGTGGGAGCGGCTGACCGCGCTGCCGTACTGGCCAACCGGTCCCTTCGACGACAGCCGCCGCGCGCTCGGTGGGCTCAAGGACCTGACCAGTCAGCTGATCGGGCGGTTCTGCACGGCCGCCGAGCAGTCCACCCATGCCCGCTTCGGGCGACGCTCGCGCCTGGTTCGGTACGACGCCGACCTGGTCGTCCCCGACGGCACCGGCGCCGAGATCGCGCTGCTCAAGGGCATCGGGATGTTCCACGTGCTCAACTCGCCCGAACGCCAGCGCCGCCGCGCCGTCCAGCGCGAGCTGCTCACCGAGCTCGTCGAGGCGCTGGCCAAGACCGCGCCCGACAACCTCGACCTTCCGTTCGCGGCGGACTACCGCGCCGCCTCCGACGATGCCGCGCGCCTTCGCGTGCTGGTCGATCAGGTGGCGTCGCTGACCGATCCATCGGCCCAGGCTTGGCACGCGGCGCTGACCGAGTGAGGTCCGCAGGCATAGGCTGCTCTGCATGACCGATGTACAGCGGATCGTAATCGTCGGCGCGAGCCTGGCCGGAGCAACCGCGGCGGAGACTCTCCGGGCCGAAGGCTTCAGCGGAGAGGTCGTGCTGATCGGCACGGAGAGCGAGCTGCCGTACGAGCGGCCGCCGTTGTCGAAGGACGTGCTGCTTGGCAAGAAGGAGCCCGGCTCGGCGCAACTGCACGACCAGCAGTGGTACGACGACCAGTCGATCGAGCTGCGGCTCGGCACCACCGTGACCGCGCTCGACCCGGCGGCCAAGACCGTCACGACCGCCGACGGCGCGAGTACGTCGTACGACGAACTGCTGATCGCGACCGGCTCGCGGGTTCGCCGGCTCGACGTACCGGGCGGTGACCTGCCGGGCATCCACTACCTGCGCACCGCGGCCGAGTCCCAGGCGCTCACCGACGCGTACGCCGCGAAGCCGCGCGTGGTCGTCGTCGGTGCCGGCTGGATCGGGCTGGAATCGGCCGCGGCCGCGCGCGAACGTGGCTGCGAGGTGACGGTGATCGAGCCGCAGTCCACCGCGCTCGCCTCGGTGCTGGGGGAGCAGGTCGGCGAGCTGTTCGCCACCCTGCACCGGCAGCACGGGGTCACGCTGCTGTTCGACACCGGCGTCGAGGGTTTCGAGGGCACCGACAAGGTGACCGGCGTCCGTACGTCGGCGGGCGACGTCGTTCCGGCCGACCTTGTGGTGGTCGGCGTCGGCGTCCAGCCGAACACCGAGCTCGCCGTCGAGGCCGGTCTGGAGGTCGCCCCCGCCGATCACGGCTCCGGCATCGTCACCGGGCCGGATCTGCGGACGTCGGCCGACGGCGTCTTCGCCGCCGGCGACGTGGTCCGCTGGGACCACCCGCTGCTCGGGCACTCGGTGCGCGTCGAGCACTGGTCGAACGCGAAGGACAGCGGCGCCGCGGCCGCGAAGGCGATGCTCGGCCAGGACGTCGTGCACGACGCGATCCCGTTCTTCTTCACCGACCAGTACGACCTCGGGATGGAGTACGCCGGCGACGTGCCGCGCGGTACGTCGTACGAGGTGGTGCTCCGCGGCGACCCGGCCTCCGGCGCGTATCTCGCGTTCTGGCTCGACGACGACCGGCACGTGCTGGCCGGGCTGCACGTCAACACGTGGGACGCGATCGACGGCATCCAGGACCTGATCCGCTCAGGTCGTGCGGTCGACCCGGCCAAGCTCGCCGACGCGTCGGTCGAGCTCGGCGAGGTCTGAGCTGCCGGCCGGCCTCGACCTCGGCGAGGTCTGAGCCGCAGGCCCGGGCCTCGAGCTCGGCGAGGTCTGAGCTGCAGGCCCGGTTCCATCGGCGAAGGACCGGGCCTTGGCGGCCCCACCCCTCCCAGGTCAGCACCACCGCCCAGCTGAACGAAGGCGACCAGGCTGCTGTCTGATGTCGGCTGCTGGACCTGCGCCGATGCCTTGGTCCGGCCCGCTGGAAGCCGGCAGCCGGGCGGGGCAGCGGGCGGCTTCGGGATCCCCGTAGACTCGCGGCGTGGCAGGCAGGATCAAGGAAGAGGACATCGCGCTGGTGCGCGAGCGGGCGCGGATCGACGACGTGGTCGGCTCGTACGTGACCTTGAAGAACGCCGGCGGTGGTTCGCTGAAGGGGCTGTGCCCGTTCCACGACGAGAAGTCGCCGTCGTTCAACGTGACCCCGGCGCGCGGGTTCTTCTACTGCTTCGGCTGCCAAGAGGGCGGCGACGTGATCGACTTCATCCAGAAGATCGACCAGATCACCTTCCACGAAGCCGTCGAGACGCTGGCCGCGAAGGTCGGCATCCAGCTGCGGTACGACGAGTCCGGCGCGCCGATCCCGAAGTCGCAGAGCAACCAGCGGCCGCGCCTGGTCGAGGCGCACAAGGTCGCCGGCGAGTTCTACTCCGAGCTGCTCTTCGGGGCGCCCGAGGCGACGCTCGGCCGGCAGTTCCTGGACAAGCGCGGATTCGACCGCGACGCCGCGGCGCACTTCGGGGTCGGGTTCTCGCCGCGAGGTGGCGAACAGCTGGTCGCGCATCTGCGGGGGCGTGGTTTCTCCAACGCCGAGATGGTCGCGTCGGGGTTGTGCGCGGAGGGGCAGCGCGGGCTGTACGACCGGTTCCGCGGCCGCTTGATGTGGCCGATCCGGGACGCGGGCTCGGACACCATCGGCTTCGGCGCGCGCCGGCTGTTCGACGACGACAGGATCGAGGCCAAGTACCTGAACACGCCGGAGACGGTGATCTACAAGAAGTCGAAGGTCCTGTACGGCGTGGACCTCGCGCGGCGCGAGATCGCCAAGGGCAAACAGGCGGTCGTCGTCGAGGGGTACACCGACGTGATGGCCTGCCACTTGTCCGGCGTACAGACTGCTGTGGCGACCTGCGGTACGTCGTTCGGCGACGATCACGCCCGGGTGTTGCGGCAGCTGCTGCTGGACCACGACCAGTTCCGCGGCGAAGTGATCTTCACCTTCGACGGGGACTCGGCGGGGCAGCGGGCCGCGGTGAAGGCCTTCGAGGGCGACCAGGCTTTCGCGGCGCAGACGTACGTCGCGGTCGAGCCGGACGGGCTGGACCCGTGCGACCTGCGGCTGCAGAAGGGCGACGCCGCGGTCCGGGAGCTGATCGGACGCCGGGTGCCGCTGTACCGCTTCGTGCTGACGGACCGGCTGGCGAAGTACGACCTCGACCGGGCCGACACCCGGATCGACGCGCTGCGCGACGCGGCGCACCTGGTGGTGAGCATCCGGGACCGGTCGAAGGTCGACGCGTTCACGCGTGAGCTGGCCGGGCTGCTGGGGATGGAGGTCGACCAGGTCCGCACCGAGGTCCACCGCGCCGCCTCCCGCCCCGCACCCGCTGCCCGGCAAGGTGCCACGGACCGCACGCCGGTCGTCGTACAGACCGAGGCCCCGCCACCCCCACGCCAGAATCTGCCATCCCCCCGCGAGCCCCGCTTCCTGATGGAGTGGGACGTCCTCAAGCTCGCGATGCAGTACCCGGCCCTGGTCGGCGTCGCCTTCGACGAACTCGACGACCACGACTTCACCCACCCCTGGCTGGCCGCCGTCCGCGCCGCCATGTCCAAGGTCGGCGGCCCCTCCCAGGCAGCCCCCGGCGAGGCCTGGGTCGTAGCCGTCCGCGATGCCATGGGCAACGACCCCGCCGCCGCCGTCGTCTCCGCCCTGGCCGTCGAGGGCCTCCGCCTCGGCCGAGACCCCGACGAACGCTCCGCAAGAGCCCACCTGGCCCGCCTCCAGGAACTCACCTGCCTACGCCGCATCGCCGACCTCAAGTCCAAACTCCAACGCACCAACCCCATCGACAAGCCCGACGACTACAACCGCATGTTCGGCGAACTCATCGCCCTGGAGCAATACAGAACCGAACTCCGAGAACAAGCCATCTCCGGGGCGCTGTAGACGAGCTCGGGATCGCCTCTCACCGCCCGGCCAACCTCACCACCGCCTCACCCCACGCGGCCCTCACGCCCTGGGCCAGCCTCCGTGCCCAGCTCACCCCCCACACCCGCCGCTCGCCCCGGCCAGCCTCCCTACGGCCGCGCCGTGCTGCTCGCAGCCGACT
The Kribbella italica DNA segment above includes these coding regions:
- a CDS encoding deoxyguanosinetriphosphate triphosphohydrolase, which codes for MRKQSEGYDEHDAERWVPEPVKRPGRTAFARDRARVLHSAGLRRLAAKTQVATAGSDDFVRNRLTHSLEVAQIGRELAGTLGCDPDIVDAACLSHDLGHPPFGHNGERALDQIAAGIGGFEGNAQTLRLLTRLESKTFTADGRSAGLNLSRATLDAATKYPWPRREGLRKFGVYDDDLAVFEWLRQGLGDERCLEAQVMDFADDVAYSVHDVEDGIVAHSIDLDRVGAERAPYWQTVREAYLPDGEDAQLDEAWERLTALPYWPTGPFDDSRRALGGLKDLTSQLIGRFCTAAEQSTHARFGRRSRLVRYDADLVVPDGTGAEIALLKGIGMFHVLNSPERQRRRAVQRELLTELVEALAKTAPDNLDLPFAADYRAASDDAARLRVLVDQVASLTDPSAQAWHAALTE
- the dnaG gene encoding DNA primase; translation: MAGRIKEEDIALVRERARIDDVVGSYVTLKNAGGGSLKGLCPFHDEKSPSFNVTPARGFFYCFGCQEGGDVIDFIQKIDQITFHEAVETLAAKVGIQLRYDESGAPIPKSQSNQRPRLVEAHKVAGEFYSELLFGAPEATLGRQFLDKRGFDRDAAAHFGVGFSPRGGEQLVAHLRGRGFSNAEMVASGLCAEGQRGLYDRFRGRLMWPIRDAGSDTIGFGARRLFDDDRIEAKYLNTPETVIYKKSKVLYGVDLARREIAKGKQAVVVEGYTDVMACHLSGVQTAVATCGTSFGDDHARVLRQLLLDHDQFRGEVIFTFDGDSAGQRAAVKAFEGDQAFAAQTYVAVEPDGLDPCDLRLQKGDAAVRELIGRRVPLYRFVLTDRLAKYDLDRADTRIDALRDAAHLVVSIRDRSKVDAFTRELAGLLGMEVDQVRTEVHRAASRPAPAARQGATDRTPVVVQTEAPPPPRQNLPSPREPRFLMEWDVLKLAMQYPALVGVAFDELDDHDFTHPWLAAVRAAMSKVGGPSQAAPGEAWVVAVRDAMGNDPAAAVVSALAVEGLRLGRDPDERSARAHLARLQELTCLRRIADLKSKLQRTNPIDKPDDYNRMFGELIALEQYRTELREQAISGAL
- a CDS encoding NAD(P)/FAD-dependent oxidoreductase, with protein sequence MTDVQRIVIVGASLAGATAAETLRAEGFSGEVVLIGTESELPYERPPLSKDVLLGKKEPGSAQLHDQQWYDDQSIELRLGTTVTALDPAAKTVTTADGASTSYDELLIATGSRVRRLDVPGGDLPGIHYLRTAAESQALTDAYAAKPRVVVVGAGWIGLESAAAARERGCEVTVIEPQSTALASVLGEQVGELFATLHRQHGVTLLFDTGVEGFEGTDKVTGVRTSAGDVVPADLVVVGVGVQPNTELAVEAGLEVAPADHGSGIVTGPDLRTSADGVFAAGDVVRWDHPLLGHSVRVEHWSNAKDSGAAAAKAMLGQDVVHDAIPFFFTDQYDLGMEYAGDVPRGTSYEVVLRGDPASGAYLAFWLDDDRHVLAGLHVNTWDAIDGIQDLIRSGRAVDPAKLADASVELGEV